A stretch of Xylanibacillus composti DNA encodes these proteins:
- a CDS encoding sigma-70 family RNA polymerase sigma factor, with protein MKPAGAKRNNSLPKEPSSALELLMNEYGTAVLRTAFFYLGDRHLAEDVSQEVFIRAYRNWTRFRGESHVKTWLTKITINVCRDKAGLKSSSEQPMDPVLMKQPRGAGVEEEAMKRMEKTVILRHVMSLPAPYHEVIYLYYYMELSTTEIAEVTGTPEGTVRGRLHRAREALGQILKQEGMSHGSS; from the coding sequence GTGAAGCCGGCCGGCGCAAAAAGAAACAACTCCCTACCGAAAGAACCATCCTCTGCATTGGAACTGTTAATGAATGAATACGGGACTGCAGTGCTGCGTACCGCATTCTTTTACCTAGGGGATCGACATCTGGCAGAGGATGTTAGCCAAGAAGTGTTTATTCGAGCATACCGAAATTGGACTCGCTTCAGGGGAGAAAGTCATGTGAAGACGTGGCTCACGAAAATTACGATTAACGTCTGTAGAGATAAAGCGGGTTTGAAATCGTCATCGGAGCAACCGATGGATCCCGTATTGATGAAGCAGCCCCGAGGAGCAGGGGTGGAAGAAGAAGCGATGAAACGGATGGAAAAAACGGTGATTCTAAGGCATGTCATGAGCTTGCCAGCACCGTATCATGAGGTGATTTATTTGTATTATTACATGGAGCTTTCGACTACGGAAATCGCCGAGGTTACAGGAACACCGGAGGGTACCGTACGTGGAAGACTCCATCGGGCCCGGGAAGCTTTGGGTCAAATCTTAAAGCAGGAGGGGATGTCTCATGGGTCGTCATGA
- a CDS encoding sigma factor-like helix-turn-helix DNA-binding protein — MKGSPTQQSNGHFQDERRREKYEVQVTRLLENRPYLAERRYKGDTSACDVLLDLDGAMTMAALTNRQAEAIFYVFDRGCTQASAARHMNITQQAVRQLLLAACRKIAMIYWYWERDEADE; from the coding sequence ATGAAGGGTTCCCCTACTCAACAGTCCAACGGGCACTTTCAGGATGAGCGGCGAAGGGAAAAATACGAGGTTCAGGTAACACGCTTATTGGAAAATCGTCCATATCTGGCAGAGCGTCGATACAAAGGTGACACCTCCGCTTGCGATGTACTGCTGGATTTGGATGGGGCAATGACTATGGCAGCATTAACGAACAGACAAGCGGAAGCCATCTTCTATGTATTTGACCGGGGATGCACGCAAGCATCCGCAGCCAGGCATATGAACATCACACAGCAAGCGGTGAGGCAACTGTTGCTGGCAGCCTGCAGAAAGATCGCGATGATTTACTGGTACTGGGAACGGGATGAAGCAGACGAATAG
- a CDS encoding DUF4367 domain-containing protein, with the protein MGRHDQDPLRSFQMEADEHLFGDLHMHDRLKDKVWHSLQAERQERRGKRWRTIIGAAAAAAVLGITIVFALDHPGTDEGIHGNVLSEQDPETTPDIMAVEQDVVTLPTTLKHGEETGSVESQVAFHSLDEAESWFKESLMLPSFVPEGYELISMSGSSDLEGKPFSITLQYAAGEQQFSLTTFSQNAPILLKGEEVEMGGIQGYWGATDETELYWSIAEQHYRLIGNLSKEEAMNVAASLQDK; encoded by the coding sequence ATGGGTCGTCATGATCAGGATCCGCTCCGTTCCTTCCAAATGGAAGCCGATGAACACCTGTTTGGAGACCTCCACATGCATGATCGCTTGAAGGATAAGGTCTGGCATAGTCTGCAGGCGGAAAGACAGGAAAGACGAGGCAAGCGCTGGAGAACGATCATTGGAGCTGCGGCGGCAGCGGCAGTGCTGGGCATCACAATTGTTTTTGCATTGGATCACCCAGGCACAGATGAAGGCATTCATGGCAATGTGCTCTCTGAGCAGGATCCCGAGACAACGCCAGATATTATGGCCGTAGAGCAAGATGTTGTCACTTTGCCTACAACCTTGAAGCATGGCGAGGAGACGGGATCAGTGGAAAGTCAAGTGGCCTTTCACAGCTTGGATGAAGCAGAGAGCTGGTTCAAGGAAAGCTTGATGCTCCCCTCGTTTGTGCCTGAAGGCTATGAACTGATTTCGATGTCTGGGTCCAGCGATCTTGAAGGAAAGCCGTTTTCGATTACCTTGCAGTACGCCGCTGGGGAACAACAATTTAGCCTGACAACCTTTAGCCAGAATGCGCCGATTCTTCTTAAAGGAGAAGAGGTGGAAATGGGTGGCATCCAAGGTTATTGGGGGGCAACGGATGAGACAGAGTTATATTGGTCCATTGCCGAGCAGCATTACAGATTAATAGGCAATCTATCCAAAGAGGAAGCCATGAACGTGGCTGCATCCTTGCAGGACAAATAA